A window of Gossypium hirsutum isolate 1008001.06 chromosome D13, Gossypium_hirsutum_v2.1, whole genome shotgun sequence genomic DNA:
AACTGATGTAGAAGCAGATGCAGGGTTAACATCTCGATGCCGCTGCATCCGGTTATGATCTACTAAAACGTCAGAAGGATATTGAGAATACAATCTCTCTGCTTGGTTGCTTTCTATCCTCCTCAAATGATCACTTTCAATCAGGTGTGCTTCTCTTGGACGCGACAGGTAAGCATCCACCAATGGATCACCAGAATAACGGCCATAATATGGATCCGCAATATAGGAGTCCAAGATAGAAGCACCAGCACCAGATGTATTTGCAGTTGCTGCAGAAACTGTTGGTTGCATTTCTCGTGTAGCGCCCAAATCATAAGTCCGGTATTCTCTTTCAGTCAAGCGAAGAGGATCAGAGCGAACTACATCTCTCTGCAAAGGCACAGATTCCCGGTATGCAGTGTCTGGTTGTCGCAAAGGTGGCTCTCTGTAATCTCCCAGGTAAGATGTTAATGTAGGAGCGATATGATGCTGTGGAGTCAAGTTTCGTCTCTCCCCCAGAAGACCATAAGTTCTGTATTCCTTCTCACTGAGGTATAAATCACGATGGCCATCCTCCCTCTTATTAGATGCCACCTCTCCATATGCCACTCGCTGATTCCTTTCATGAGGAAAACCAGCATAATTCCTAGCACTGATATTAGCATAAGGGTCTCTAACAGATGCTTCTCTGTGTGATGAGGGCCTTGCTTCCCTTGGTCTATCATGAGCTTCCCTTTTTTCAGGGTGTTCAATGATTCGAGCTGCTGCCCTTGATGGGGAGTGAAAAGGTAGTGCTGTTGAATGAACTGGAACTGGTCGAAAAAGTTCTGTGAGCTTCCGAACCTGAAAGGGAAAGTTCAGATACCGTATATCCTAAAATATGAAAGGAGACCATGAACATCCAACCAACAGGTAACAAAACTATTCCTTACTTGTCTAGCAGTAAGTTCAGTTTTGAATTTGTTCTTTTCATCATAATTTTCCTTTATAGCCTTCTTGAAAATGTTCTCTGCCAGAGGAAAACAATCAGAATGGACGCTGAACCGCACCTGAAACAGAAGTCATTGGTACACAAATCTCTTTAAGTAATGAATTAGAAGAGATGTAAGTTAAGGAAGGCTAAAACAAAATGGTACCTGAGCAGGGAAAGCCCCACCAAAAGCCTTGGGCTCAAGTTTCATACCACCAGAAGAGGTTGCCCTATAAATACCATAAAGAAGCCTGACATCGTAATCATAGAGAAATAACTTAAGCCCTGGTCTGATACCCAGCACAAGATCCTTTTTACCAGCTGATACCCCCATTACACGGTATCGAAAACAATCTGGCTTGGTCCTAGCATTGCACATGAATATTAGACCAtcaatcttttctttctttttaatttcttgtttCTTTCCTTTACCCTCACGCTTTTCATCATTCATGTTATTATTCACTGGATTACGGTGCCTTTCCTTATTTTCGTTTCGTTTTCTCTTTTTCTTACCCTCCCGCTTTTCTTCATTCTTCTTATCTTTATTTGAAAGACCAGGCCCTTCaccatttctttgtttcttgggATCGTCATTTGATTTGGTAATCTTTTCCTTGCTATCTGATGCACATGTATTTTCTTCATTCTTTTGGATCTGCTGGCTCTTCTCTACATACTCCGTACTCGTAGTAGCATCCTTTTGCTGGTCTTTTTCCACTGGATCTAACTTCTTAACATTATTTTCAGCTGCTTTATTGCCCTCTGATATGCCCATGCTTTTCATTTTTGGCCTTTTCCTCAGGACCTCAGAAGTAACATTTGCTTTTCTTGTCTTCAAGAAATTCTTGGCCACTGACTTTGCAATATCAGATTTGGCTTTCAATAAATTAGGGCTTTTCTTTTCAGATGATTCTGATTTTGCCAAGTCTTCCGCCATAGTGTCAgcttcatttttgttattttctatcTCCATAGTCAACTGAACCACAAAGCTCTGGTCAAATGAGCCAGCAAGCAGATAAAATTCTAAACCAGGAAGGAATGCCTGTGAGAGAGAGGGATGAAGAGAGTGGAGCAGTTTGGGAATGTCTAAAACCAGTCAAGCATATTGAGTAAACTTCAAGGAAAATAAGTACACAGAAAAAAGCAAACCTTATCTTAAAAGAACTGTAAATCCTTCTTAAtcaaatatgtaaatttaatgtGTTAACATCATTATTGAGGTAAATAAGCTTATGGAAACTAGAATCATTCATGCAAGAAGCTTTGCAGTCTCTCTTGCCAGTGAACGTGATTTATAAATTAGGCTCCAAAACAGATACAGAAACATATTACTCCCCAGATACCCATGGTAGAGTAACATATTCAAAAGTAGAGTCCATATACAGATTCCCACCATCTTGAAATACAAAGTTTCCCACAGTCTTAAAATATAAACCTGGCAGAAGCTATTATATTTTCAGATTCCAACCGTCTTGAAATACCACATTCCAAGtgtcttaaaattttatgttcaCATAGTGACATGAATGAAACCGATATTGATTGGCTATAACTTAGTCATGAATTACTACCGAGGAAAATTAAGAACCGTGTAATCGCAAATCCTGAGTCTTTTTTACTTTTGAACAGCTGAAAACCCTAACTGTCAATTCGAAAGCAAAACAATATAATATGTAAAGTTATATGTTGCGCTTGGAACCAGATGAAGCAAATATCACTTGAGAGGAGAGAGTTCCCCCTTACTTTCTCCTACTTAGAACAAAGAACAAAAATGGAGAACATCGAAGTTTCTCAGCTTTCCCTCTCACCTCACACCACATTATCTGGAGACAGAAAAGACATTTAAAAACAATTTGTCCGAATAACATAAAATGCCATGACATTCAACTCTTTTCTTCCCTTCCAACAGTTTCACATATCTATTAAACAAGCTCGATTTCATTTCCACATGATTCCTTCATTCTAAATGTCTTCAATATTCCAAAAGAGATGTAGCATACAAATAATGTATATCATCTCGACGCGCATACATCTAAATATCTAATTAGATCCCAATCATTGTCTAGGCACTGATAAATTCTCCAAAAAAGAACCACATACAAATGCACAAAATTTTATTCAAGTTCCAGATAAACCCAAGTAAAACACGCAAAagtaaatttaaacaaattcaatCATAGCTCTAATCATTCAATAATTTTCACTAATCATAGATATAAATTGAATTGTAAGCTTTTACAAAGGCCTAAAAAGCTAATCtacatcaaaatttaacttttacaagtaaatcaaagcaaaaaagaagtcataataaaaacaaaacaaaaattcaagTATTCGTTACCTTGACTTTTTCTTTCCCTGCAGACAATCAATGACAGAAAGAATTACACTCCAGATAACACTGCTGCGAAATCCGATCAAACATACAGATTAGGGTTTTGAATCCGCCAAaatggataattttttatttaaaaatatctcTAATTTCGCTGGGAATTTTTTCTCATTAATCTTTAGTGAGATAAAAGAAGAGGCATAaccttttcttaaaataaaaatttgaacgAACGGCGAACCAGCTGCGTTTAGAATTCAGAGTTATATAGATGTGAAAGAAGATAGCAAATGCTAGGGCGCCTAAATGAACTGGTATTTTCTATCAAGTTTACCATACTACCCTTCTTTCCCTCTCAACCTTATTCTATATAAATGCAATGGCTTTTACCTTCCGCTTGTCcatttaactattttaaaaaattaattaaaatatactgATAATTCCATagcttttttttgttaaaatataatttttcaagttctcaattttagtttttttattgatttaggGTGAGGTTGGATGGACGGtacgtttacctgcggttagtataaaaacagcggtggcggtgagatcagatactgtagcgatactgtagcgtgagacaaaaagtaaactaaacgcaccgcaccgcacacaatcgcccatccaaacccacccttaataTCCACTGATCCAATTCAATTCTGATATCATTGTAAAATTGTCACGTTTTTTAAGTTAATTGCACTAAAGGTCTCCAAATTTTATGTCAAACTCTAAATTAGtcttcaaactttaaaatattataattgagtCTTTAAACTATTAACATCATTCTAATTAGGTTTTTCGTCAACCATTTCATTAACTTTTCCTTTAGATGTCCGCCGATAATACATATCAGTATATGGTTATGACACGTCAAAAAAACATCACAATCAAAGGAAATAAGCCACAAAGATTTCTGAACATTGGAAATACATATCAAATAAATCAATATGAACACTTAAATGAAAGTTAagcaataaaagaaaaacatccaACCTTAGGAAATAACATTGGAAATAGCGCCGAACACCATGGATATAAGCCACATCAATTGGCATCAACCACTAGAATGAATCTTTTGAATTGGTGTGTTAGATACAACATCGATGATCTAGTCCTTCCAATATAACTTGTGAAACTTCATAAAATGTTAAATCCTTCAAATTAAACATAGATGAAAATGAGTCGGCTCAAAATCATAAAACTGAGTCATCAGAACTCGAGAAAATCGAGTTACAATGGACCCAAGAAAACACAAGTCCTCACAAGCTAGATTGAAAACCTACCTCATAGGAGGAGCCAAGGGCCAATCCCTGggctaaaattatttttttgaaaaaacaataTCTCCTTGTGtcggaaaaaagaaaaagagaatggtTGGGGAGGAGGTGCCATGGGCAGTGACAGTGGAGGGGTTGGAGGATGGGGAGGGACAATCAAGGATAtggaaataaaataagatttgaaAAGGGATAGGCGGAGTAATAGGTGGGGTTAAGAGGAAATGGTTGAAGAGAGGGGAGGAGAGTGTTGCTACCAGTGAGGAGACAACACTAGTAGCCATGTCGGTGGtacaaaaggaagaaaaaataagaaaaaggggAAGAGAAAGGATAAGGGAAGAAAAGAAGAATGcatcataaaaagaaaaaggacaagGGAAAGAAGCGGAGAGAGTTGGAACTAGGACTAAGGTCGACAATTGACCAACTGGTCGAAAAAGGAAAAGCCTTTTAACTATGGGTTTAGgatattttgaaattcaaaaaaggaATGCTTTAAAGTTGTGTTAGGtgcattttatgttttatttgtaTGCAGCGAATCTAAATAGCTTaaatacaatattaattttttttatacgaTTAAACTTTATTCAAAAATAGTTGCAAAGAGAAAAGGTTAGGCTTCGCATGATTTCAGAAAATAAAGGTCATtctcatttttgtttttgtttttatggaAAATTAAAAACAACGAAGAAAACatgtttagttaaaatttttaaaaatgattttggaaaatgaaaatgaaaatatgcaatatttttttttaaaccgGATTGGTGGTCAAACTGGTCAAGCCACCAATTCATTAGTCCAACTAAaaggtttatttttaaaaaatctcgTTTCAACTATTACTTTGCCAGCTCACCCGGTTCAATAGTGCATATTATCCTTAGGAATATAAAAAAGAACAATTTTCTTGTTTGATAATAAAACAAATCAATCTTTGATGGTACTCAATTAATTTAAAGCTCCAAAAGAGTTAATATATCAGTATTTAATGGACCAAAATTTGTGATAATTAATATTATGTTCTACTCAGTCTCAATATTGAAACAAACTAATATTAATGCAATATTtagtagtacaaaattagttgaaagctctggAAAAGCTTTTGAATTAGTAGTACAAAATGATAAAGAAGGATTGAACTTTTGAATTATATTTATCAACAACCCCACGAAGGGTTGAAAGTAGAATATTAGACTATATACTATCTACTTAAATTGTGGAATAATTTTAAGAGAAAGATATGACCATTggaatataataattttatctaaagATCGTTATAATTAGATGCACTTGAagttgcaaaattttaaaattatgagtaAATTATGAGTGAGTATAACTTTGTAGTATTTAGGATAAGTTCTTAAATTAACATTTTATGGTGAGAACATTACTAATAAGAACTTGTTAGaaaacttttttaactttttatgctTTAGATGTGCTCCTTTAGTAGCAATattgtgaaaaaaaatattgtttactTGTGGTTGAATAAAAAAACaagttattaaataaataaataaaaatcataaagtaTGTCTTATTTGACCTGCTCCATCCCCTAAAATGAATATAACAATATGTAAAAAATTCGAAGGACGTAATTGTGGACATGGTAGATGGAACTATAATAATCTTCAAAGGAGATAGTTTACCGCTTCCACCACCAGGGCGGAGAATCAACACTAAAACAATCAAATATAAAGTGATTTGCTGCAAGTGTGACATATCAGTTGTAACATTGTAGTGTTTCAATGGAACACATGTgtattccaaggatcaaacctAAGGGATTTCCAAATtggtaaatgtgtttatcaagttaattacaagttaagcaattactaatctaatcgaatcgaaaattattagtgcaaattcaaatataaattgtttataaactaaatttaaattatcgATTAAACTACTAAGGTAAACTTTATTCCTATTGTTTTAGATCATGTAGATGATAAAAACGATAGTTGATTGATTAGTCAATTGCTAATTAAactaatgaaatgaacttataaTGTTTATATTGTTTGCCACTTTTAGCTAGGAATCTCCTTTCGATCTCATCTTAGACTAGAAATGCCACCTAAGCTATCCTCTCGGTCTCACCTAGGCATATAaatctcctctcggtctcactaTTTGACACAATCATATCAAACTATTTAAGGATAAACTCTCCTCTCGATCTCGTTTATCTGAATTTTCCATTAGAGGCATTAATTCTAGCGTATTAAGCATTTCGATATAATcaaacaatcaattattcaagaataaacattaacttaaactaaCAAATAACCAATCAACCAATTAACCAACAATTTAGCACATAATAAAGCTTAACATCCAAccagacatttcatcaaacaattGATATGCACAATATAAAGATAAGGCTAAGAAATGTTCATTTAGATGTGGAACTTATGACACCCAAAAGCTTGAACCATCttcatttacaaaaatatttaacaagaaagaagaaataaaacaataaaaagaatatctactataaaaagaaaagagaaaatctaaTCTaacaatgaaaagaaaagaaaatgaaaagaaaacctAACCTAAAACTAGGAAAACTAGAGAGATATTTAGCCACCAAAATCTGAATTCAATGGCTTTTAAAGTGGTATTTATagtctattaaaatttaatctaacATTGACCATTATGCCCttaaatgaaaacaaatatttaagcTTGTTTGGACAAAAAATTGTCCCTGCAGTGTTTTCACCCATCAAGCAACGGTATCACAATACCCAAGCTCTGATATCATGATGTCCACAGCAGTCTTGAATTGGGGGGGTCCTAGGGTGTCTCAGTACCGCGATACCCATGCTTGGTATCGCAATACCATCGAAGATAACCTCACTTCTCTTTATTCAACATTTTAGGGGTATCATGACTTTCATGTTTTGATATTGCGATACCCCTTTCtaggtgatttttttttcaagttcgGGCCATTATCAACTCCTTACACTACTTAATCATACTGTTAGGTTCCACATGACACGATTGgtcaatttgggtctcaaaatagCATAAAACTCACAAAAACAATTTATTaagaataaaaactaaaaatcgacaaaagtaattaaaaaacacctaaattgcttgagaataaaCTTTTTAAGTGTAATGGAGAGCCTAATTTGGCGTatcaaattatggcagatcaaactcccccaaatttaatttttttttcctcaaGCAAACACCGAAGAAACATGCATAAAAGACGACCCTTGAATAATGAACAAATTTGACAATCAATTAATAGGTATGTACGATGTAATAAATTCTTCTACTATACAACTTAAGAATGATACATTGTAAATTCAAAACTTTGGGAGCAAATCATTTTAGTTCACAAAGTTACAGAGTAAACTGAAATAAAGGTAATGACATTTTCCACATTATTCCATCAAAATAAGGCATGCATAAATGATGCATTTATACATGaaagaatttaaattatttatttcttattaagTTTCACAAGTTTTGGTTTCTTAAACATCAATGTTAAGGTCACATAAGACTTTTtggcttgtaacgttctgaggcttaggTTGGTATGTATTCAAAGAATAGGTTAGGTCAAAACGATTCAAGCACTATTAACAGTATAGAACATGACATTGCTCCCATTTCCCCTATATGTAATCATTAAGCTCACCACATTACTTTTCCTCTCTCACCTTCATTTTCTCTCCAATAATGTGGAAGATACGATTCGATATTGACTAGTATAGATAGCTTAACGAGTATTTGTGCACTATGACAATAAAAAGCTTGATTTCTCCTTTTAAGCATATATTAcaattcttgctcttttcacTCACAGTGCTTTTATATCTAACCATGTTTTTTATTCACTCGCTTTGTTTTTTACTCTcataattttttctttgttttctcacATTTTTCGTTCTTCGCACATTTTGTAAGAGCCTATACACGCTATATCTAACCATCTTTGCACTATTTGCTCAATTACATTTTTAAAACCTCTAAATTGTTCCTACCTAACCCTCAATGTCCGTGACCTGACATCCATTCTATAGTGCAATTCGAGATCAAGGATCGAGAAAGGTTAAGTCTTTAACTCACTTTAGGCTAAAAGTTTCAAAAACATTGGTTCATCAAGAAAGGATCACAAGGCTCAAATTTTGGGTACTAGGGATGTATATAGCCTATAGGTTAATCATTTAGGCTCTTAGCTAATAAAGAATGTCTTAGGTCATCCCTTAGCATCTCaatatatacaaaaccaaaacatGATTCTACTTGTTTCCATAAATAATGTTAAATCCCAATGCATGCATTCAGACATTTATCCACATACTCATTCATCATTCggttaaaaattgaaaaaaaaattcataaaattttaactacCTCTACTCTATTAAGCAATGTAACCAATTCAACTAAACAATTTACTTACAAAGAATAGAATTCATCAAACATCATTCAAAATTTGTACAACTCAAATAATCTATTACATAAAAACATACCACAAATCACCAATTGTCAATCAAATCGTGTTCAAGCACTATgcaacaattaaaataataaaaataaaacaaacacacAACCATAAAAAATGACTAAGCATGCAAATTTTCTATAAATGTCCCCCACACTTAAATTACATATTGTCCCCAATGTGTGTCCCAAACAAAGATTAGAAGATTTAATAGACTTTTATAAATATCGTTATCGCTCATCAACACAAACTAAAATTGTCCACCTTCTTGTTTAAGCTCAAGTTTGTAGTGCAATTTTTGAATAGGTGGCCTACACAGAAAAATAAAGCAAACACACCAAAAGCAAAATAtgcaataataagaaaataataacaaaataagaaCTAACAAAAAGAAAACTTATCAACTTTCGAGCGATTTGTATCCCCTCCATAGAAGAATTTCCAAGATGTCCTTTAAACCTTGAACCGATGTTTGTTCTTCATGATTAGAATAAGGACCCCGTTGTCATTCGAGAACATTGTTGCTGTCTTATTTTTTGACCTGCTAAACAACCACATCATGAACCACTTTCTTCCAAAGCCTAACCAACTCTAAAGCTTGTTTTAGTGTACTATAGCCTCGGGCATTACAAACTCAAGTTGTTATAAGCTATAGGTACCCAAGCTTCACTTCCTGTTtcaaactaaatatatatatactcattaaGTTCATCAGTTGGCTCCTCTTCAACAATTATTGGAAAGTGTGTTGGCTCCTCCACACCTTCACTTAGTTCTAGTTTAAACTCATCTTCAATATCTAATTTTGCACCTACTCTTACTCCTACTTATATTACTAATCTTAATCTTAATTATTTGTCAATCGGAGTGAAGATACCTTCTTCGTTTCTCACAACCTCGTCACGGTCTTCAACTCCGAACTCTTGTTGAACACTTATATTCAACATGTCATGTTCAACTATGGTAAGGTAGGCCTCTTCTTCGAGTTCGGGAACCTCATGCTCATACTTATCCTCTTTTACCAGTGCGTTCATTTCATCTCGGAGTTGGACGGCTTCCAATATTTGCTCCAACGAACATAGAAGACATGGTAGCCTAGATATGGAATAGATTTGTCAAAATAGAAAgccgcaactcaagtacaattaaattcgtgtagtttttggaccaatagtcctaatatctaaaggtataaagccaatggtggtacaaatgaagtagttttgcaaaaccaaaataaaatatgaagtttttcactaagtcttgacattgattatgaaaagatataatattcttttttgtggtggatgcaataacctttagatatactATTAAACTGGcagttcataaaagatttaacttgcgtctaatggttgttgttataACCTTTTATGAAtaactatatagtaaagtttatattaaaatccttgaagggtTTAGAAtactagaagcatattgaaattctcggaaaattgttcatttatatgaattgaaataatttgaacatatgtggtaaatctgacttagtgaatagtagttgaatgatgattataaaatgaactaaaacacctatttgtatttttatagaagaatcatgattaaagtttgttatgattattgttgaaactcttgaagagatcaaaatatatttctccaAAAGTTTCCTCACTCATAACTTTCAAaagaatgatgatataaatgCTTAACAAATATGTTCAAATGgtcatttgaaaagctagtaGTCAAAATTGAATACATAGAATATGAGATATTATGTGATCTTTTCATGAGGGAGAGTAAATATGCGTTGTACTATTTTTTtccttaaccgaggttttgtcccattgggttttcctgataaagtttttaatgaggcagtatgttatgcatattataaatatgtgtactctttttccttcactaagAATTTTTTCCCCAAAGGATGTTTATATTAGTAAGATTTTAACGAGatacattatctaccaatggacatccaatgaggagtgttataaatattttattattaggtggatatccatcaagatcaagttttgatatactttaaattctagtaGTTATTAGAAGTAGAATTCTattatttatacttcttatgtatataaatatagactttggagAAGTGTTGTATATTATTCTCATTAATCAATAAAATACTTTCGCTCTTTTGCTCtatcattttctttattctttactctttgtccttttattttataacaatttattGTTTATTAATTGTTTGTTATAATGTTCTAATTCATTTGGAAGGGCAAAATATCAATAAaagcccattttttaaaaaattactgaaatgggcctgataaaaaattaattaccggAATGGCTCAATTCCCTGAAAGCGCATCCacatcagcgcgatgtcaggggacgtggcaggaaaacgcttcctcaaggaagcgctttgcctATGTGGCAACAAAGCGTGCCCTCAAGGACGCGTTTTCCTACCACATAAGCGCTCCCCTGGGGACGCATTTTGGCCGCGCGTGAACAGTAGCAACGGCTAATTTTTTGACCGTTGGTgaccccccaacggtaaaaaaaactataaaaccccccaccctttcatttttttcacaaataaatcatttctttaatttcctctcaatttgctctcaatctcctttcaaatttctctcaaatccatatttaaaagagctttaatttttttaattatttaaaaaattttaaattttttaaatttttttaaatcgtaaaaatttgtacgaatttagcaatggccggagaattgattcgtcttgatGACAAGCGCATATCGATCGAACAAATGAAACTGGTAagcgttaaatttaatttttaaatattatttaagatttttttatgcaattttaaataattattaatttattatttgttataaaagtctgtagatcggatattgtAATGCTATATCTGTAATATGCATGATCCTCCATCACTgttggtagagaattacctgcgggaagcggatttttggcacgtggcgacggtaggccgagGATGCAAGTTAGACCCAAAACTTATCAGTGCATTgattgagaggtggagacccgagacgtacacattccatcttccatgtgaaGAGTGCACTATCATTTTGGAAGATGTGAATCTGCAATTGGGATTGTTGGTGGACGGttacccagtcaccgggtctgttcAATCTGGAGATTGGGGAGccgtatgctacgagcttttgggtgctattccgaagaatattaacggaggtcggatcgagatgggctggttacgagacacattcccggatcCGGATGATGATTCAACCGAACTAGAAAGAATTCGATATGCTCGGGTatacattcttcagataattggaggttatctgatgccggacttgtcacggaacctcgtacatctaagatggctgctgaaactcgttaaTTTTAGAGTAGCCgatgaattgagttgggggtcgGCCGTGTTGGCAATACTGTACCGGAAGATGTACGGGGCGACGCGACCCAATAAAGCAAAAATCAGAGGTTGtctgtcactactgcagtcatgggcacggttttgatttccatttttacgtcctcgagtggaccacccataaacattcccactcataacgaggtaaattttatctaccgattttacaattattacgtagatttaaaatataatagtatgctaaaaatttatttaattaggtggaaccatctggCAAGTTAAGCTGGATTACCTATCTGTCTTAAAGATATacagcttctattagaccaaaagtcgaaagcacaagtaagtattaaataaaattgatatttcaattatgagctagtcgattggtatttagtatttagtattatgtattatgtatataactaatatttccatcatcttcatatagtttgaatggacaccatacgaggatccggcaattcgggcagtaattccagATGAGTACTTATAAAATCCAAACACTTGGCACGTGAAAGTCACGTTGGTCAACTATGCGatcgtggagatgcaccagtcggACAGATTATTACGGCAATTTGGATTCCGACAACTGATCCCCGTAGCACCTGAGGTGTTGGATGATCATCACAAAATTGACCGACGACAATtgcatacggattggccgagattctggCCACACTACATCTAgatgtgggaagatcggtatgattatatacctactcgggaaccgatcatcgttcctaAGTTAGCGTACGTGCCAGAATACATGctatggtttaggatccatggcaagccgtatttactgtcGGCAGAGGAGAGGTAACGGCAATTACGTGTCCAAAGGGAACGACGTGGCCTTTTAAATCCAAGACGAAGGGATGACGACGCAAGTccatcaacgaggcccagacaatCACCCGACCCATCATCAGCGGCCATTCAATCACCAGGCCCAGCGAGAGCA
This region includes:
- the LOC107937150 gene encoding uncharacterized protein isoform X2 — encoded protein: MEIENNKNEADTMAEDLAKSESSEKKSPNLLKAKSDIAKSVAKNFLKTRKANVTSEVLRKRPKMKSMGISEGNKAAENNVKKLDPVEKDQQKDATTSTEYVEKSQQIQKNEENTCASDSKEKITKSNDDPKKQRNGEGPGLSNKDKKNEEKREGKKKRKRNENKERHRNPVNNNMNDEKREGKGKKQEIKKKEKIDGLIFMCNARTKPDCFRYRVMGVSAGKKDLVLGIRPGLKLFLYDYDVRLLYGIYRATSSGGMKLEPKAFGGAFPAQVRFSVHSDCFPLAENIFKKAIKENYDEKNKFKTELTARQVRKLTELFRPVPVHSTALPFHSPSRAAARIIEHPEKREAHDRPREARPSSHREASVRDPYANISARNYAGFPHERNQRVAYGEVASNKREDGHRDLYLSEKEYRTYGLLGERRNLTPQHHIAPTLTSYLGDYREPPLRQPDTAYRESVPLQRDVVRSDPLRLTEREYRTYDLGATREMQPTVSAATANTSGAGASILDSYIADPYYGRYSGDPLVDAYLSRPREAHLIESDHLRRIESNQAERLYSQYPSDVLVDHNRMQRHRDVNPASASTSVSSRYSFGGASLPYR
- the LOC107937150 gene encoding uncharacterized protein isoform X1 yields the protein MLFPKAFLPGLEFYLLAGSFDQSFVVQLTMEIENNKNEADTMAEDLAKSESSEKKSPNLLKAKSDIAKSVAKNFLKTRKANVTSEVLRKRPKMKSMGISEGNKAAENNVKKLDPVEKDQQKDATTSTEYVEKSQQIQKNEENTCASDSKEKITKSNDDPKKQRNGEGPGLSNKDKKNEEKREGKKKRKRNENKERHRNPVNNNMNDEKREGKGKKQEIKKKEKIDGLIFMCNARTKPDCFRYRVMGVSAGKKDLVLGIRPGLKLFLYDYDVRLLYGIYRATSSGGMKLEPKAFGGAFPAQVRFSVHSDCFPLAENIFKKAIKENYDEKNKFKTELTARQVRKLTELFRPVPVHSTALPFHSPSRAAARIIEHPEKREAHDRPREARPSSHREASVRDPYANISARNYAGFPHERNQRVAYGEVASNKREDGHRDLYLSEKEYRTYGLLGERRNLTPQHHIAPTLTSYLGDYREPPLRQPDTAYRESVPLQRDVVRSDPLRLTEREYRTYDLGATREMQPTVSAATANTSGAGASILDSYIADPYYGRYSGDPLVDAYLSRPREAHLIESDHLRRIESNQAERLYSQYPSDVLVDHNRMQRHRDVNPASASTSVSSRYSFGGASLPYR